Genomic segment of Streptococcus pneumoniae:
ATTGAATCTAGCGACAACTACTTTGTCAAGCTATTCAAATTATAAAAATAATGAGGTTGGAACTGTTGTCCTAACCTCATTATTTTTATACAATTCGTTTTTCTTTTGTAGTCTGCCAGTGATTGATACTGATAAAGAGGATGGCAAAGATGACCATCAAGGCAAAATAGACAGGCAGGGTTTGACTGGTGAGGGTTGCAATTTCGAGGAGCTTTTGTAGGAAAATCGCAGACCCGAAGAAACCTAGAGTTGACCATAAAATCAATCCGATTCTCCATGGATTGAGTGGTAGGCAGGCTCTGACGACGGACATAAAGCCGATAGAGCCAAGTAGGTAGTAGAGAAGGGTTGCCTCTTCTAGCTCGCTCCAGGCAACCATATTGCCAAAGATTTTGACAAATAAGACGCTAAAGACAACCATGAGACCGCTCGGAAGAGCTTTGAAAATCGCTTTTTTCAAGAATTTATGCTCCACAGGTTTGATATTGCGCTCAAAGGTGAGAACAAATGGTGGGAAACCTTCGACAAACTGGTCAATCATCGTGATTTGAATAGGGATGAAAGGAAATACTAAGAGCCATTCTGCTCGTCCAAGGAGGATACTGGAAATACAGATCACAGCAAGGAGGAAGGAGTAGATGGTCTTAATGAAGAAAATAGGAGCAATCCGTGCGATATTGTTTACGACACGACGACCTTCAAAGAGAATCTCTGGGACATCGTTGAAGTCAGAGTTGAGCAAGACGAGATTGGCAATTTGGCGAGTAGCAGGGTCGCCCTCTGCCATGACAATTGAACAATCCGCTTCACGAAGTGCAAGAATGTCATTGACCCCATCTCCAGTCATGGCTGTGGTGTGTCCTGCTTGCTTCAAAGTTTGAATAATCAAGCGTTTTTGGTGAGGGGATACACGACCAAAGATTGCTGTCTGTTCAGCCATAGCAACTAATTCTTCATCTGTGACTTTGGAGCAATCCACATAGCTTTGGTAGTTGCTAAAGCCTGCTTTTTGGGCAATATTTGAAACGGTCACAGGATTGTCACCTGAGATAATTTTCAAATGAACATCTTGACTGCGTAGATACTCAAGGGTATTCTCCACCCCATCGCGGATAGGATCTGTGATTTCAAGGACGGCAACTGGTGTAATCTCTTCTGGGAGAACCATGTTTTGGTAGTCCATTGTTTCGGTGCTGACTGCCAAGGTCAAGACACGAGAACCACGCATTTGTGCAGCGTGAGCGGCTTCTAATTCTTCTTGTAGAAGCATTTCTGGTGCCCCTAAAAAGACTGTACCGATTCCTTCCATTTCCATAGCGCCCCATTTACGATCACTTGAGAATGGAATGATGTGACCGACGGTATAGCTCGCCTTTTCCGTAAATCTTTTTCGGATGGCTTGAGCCGTCGGATTATTGTCATCGCTATAAGCCATGTAGCTACTAAGGATAGAAGCGACATCTTCATTTGAAAAATCAGGAGAGAGAGTAACAACGTCTTCAACCTGCATTTTTCCTTGGGTAATCGTTCCTGTCTTGTCCAAGCAGAGCATATCTACACGGGCTAGGGTTTCGACAGAGTACATTTCTTGAACCAAGACTTTTCGCATGCCGAGCTTGATAACCGCGGTGAGGAGCGAGGTTATGGTCAAGAGAGCGATTCCTTTTGGCAACATACCAAGCAGTGCGGTTGAAGAATTGACCACAGAATCCTTGACAGGCAGAGCCTTGATAAGAAGAGCTTCTAAAAAGAGGGCAATTCCAAAGGGAATGATGATTTTCCCAGTAAAGCCAGCAATCTTATCGAGGGATTTCATGATTTGAGAGTTAATCGGCTTGACGGTTTTTGCTTCCATCATGAGTTTTGCCGCGTAGTTGTTTTCTCCGACATGAATCACTTTAGCCCAAACGTGCCCACTTGCTAAAAAGCTCCCCGAGAGCACCTGGTCATCTTTTGCTTTTTTGACTAGGTCACTCTCTCCTGTCAGCATGGCTTCATTGGCTTCAGCAAAGCCATCTAAAATCACCGCATCACTAGGGATTTGCTCACCGGCAGATAGTTCAATCACATCATCAAGAACCAAGTCTTCAGGAACAATCTTTTCAATCTTGCCATCTCGAAGAACCGTGACCTTTTCCTTGGTCATGAGATTGAGCTTATCGACCATGTGTTTGGCACGCAGTTCTGTGACAATACCTGAAAAGGCGTTAAAGCAGATGACGGCAAAAAAGACCATATTTGACCAAGCTTGCACGCTGGCAAGAGCAATAGCGATCGCAAAGTTGAGCGCATTAAATAGTGTAAAGACATTGCGCTTGATGATTTGCCAAGTGCTGGTGCTGGTATCTGCTGAAAAATCGTTGCTTAAACCTTGGGCTAGTCTCTCCTTCACGTCTTGTGAAGTTAGCCCCTGTAATTCTTTTTTATCCATACCTACTATCTTATCAGTTTTTCGGAAAAAATGCCAACTCTCTTCTTTATTTTAGAGGAGATTTTTGAGAATAGCTTTGGCGTTGCGACTTAGAAAAGGATAGGGTATAATGGAAAGAAAAGGAGGTCCTATGTTTTATACCTATTTACGAGCATTAGTCATGTTTTTACTCTGGGGAGCAAATGGAAATGCTCATTTTCATCATTTGGATAAAATCCCTTCCAAGGAGGAAAATTATATTTTAGTAGCTCCACACCGCACCTGGTGGGATCCTGTTTATATGGCTTTTGCAACTAGACCTAAGCAGTTTATTTTTATGGCAAAAAAAGAACTCTTTCAAAATCGGGTTTTTGGTTGGTGGATTCGCATGTGTGGTGCTTTTCCGATTGATCGAGCAAATCCAGGTGCCGGTGCCATTAAATATCCTGTGAAAATGCTTAAAAATAGCCAGCGTTCTTTGATTATGTTTCCAAGTGGAAGTCGTCATTCGTCTGATGTCAAGGGCGGTGTTGCTCTGATTGCTAAAATGGCAAAGGTACGCATCATGCCAGCATCTTACACTGGACCTATGACCTTAAAAGGTTTGATTCGTGGAGAACGTGTGGATATGAATTTTGGCGAGCCTATTGACATTTCAGACGTTAAGAAAATGAATGACGAGGGTGTTGC
This window contains:
- a CDS encoding HAD-IC family P-type ATPase, with the translated sequence MCFNAFSGIVTELRAKHMVDKLNLMTKEKVTVLRDGKIEKIVPEDLVLDDVIELSAGEQIPSDAVILDGFAEANEAMLTGESDLVKKAKDDQVLSGSFLASGHVWAKVIHVGENNYAAKLMMEAKTVKPINSQIMKSLDKIAGFTGKIIIPFGIALFLEALLIKALPVKDSVVNSSTALLGMLPKGIALLTITSLLTAVIKLGMRKVLVQEMYSVETLARVDMLCLDKTGTITQGKMQVEDVVTLSPDFSNEDVASILSSYMAYSDDNNPTAQAIRKRFTEKASYTVGHIIPFSSDRKWGAMEMEGIGTVFLGAPEMLLQEELEAAHAAQMRGSRVLTLAVSTETMDYQNMVLPEEITPVAVLEITDPIRDGVENTLEYLRSQDVHLKIISGDNPVTVSNIAQKAGFSNYQSYVDCSKVTDEELVAMAEQTAIFGRVSPHQKRLIIQTLKQAGHTTAMTGDGVNDILALREADCSIVMAEGDPATRQIANLVLLNSDFNDVPEILFEGRRVVNNIARIAPIFFIKTIYSFLLAVICISSILLGRAEWLLVFPFIPIQITMIDQFVEGFPPFVLTFERNIKPVEHKFLKKAIFKALPSGLMVVFSVLFVKIFGNMVAWSELEEATLLYYLLGSIGFMSVVRACLPLNPWRIGLILWSTLGFFGSAIFLQKLLEIATLTSQTLPVYFALMVIFAILFISINHWQTTKEKRIV
- a CDS encoding 1-acyl-sn-glycerol-3-phosphate acyltransferase — its product is MFYTYLRALVMFLLWGANGNAHFHHLDKIPSKEENYILVAPHRTWWDPVYMAFATRPKQFIFMAKKELFQNRVFGWWIRMCGAFPIDRANPGAGAIKYPVKMLKNSQRSLIMFPSGSRHSSDVKGGVALIAKMAKVRIMPASYTGPMTLKGLIRGERVDMNFGEPIDISDVKKMNDEGVAEVASRIQIAFDTLDQEVADMQVKKGPNLWLLLPRIVVFVLAVLVALVTFAFSFVASFVWDPDKHRK